Proteins from a genomic interval of Rhodoflexus caldus:
- a CDS encoding NADH-quinone oxidoreductase subunit A yields MDLLIPTLFFIVGSLVFISTTFGVWRLLRPHRPDANKLTAYECGEEPVGSAHRLFNSRFYIVALVFLLFEAELLFLFPWAVAAFRPQAAASTAWATFVSIEIFLFIFILAVGLGYVWRKGYFNWGKMNYSQTPIQNSPIPRSVYEAFNKRQ; encoded by the coding sequence ATGGATTTGCTCATTCCAACGCTATTCTTTATTGTCGGCAGTTTGGTTTTTATATCAACCACTTTTGGCGTATGGCGTTTGCTGCGTCCCCATCGCCCCGATGCCAATAAACTGACTGCCTATGAGTGTGGCGAGGAGCCTGTCGGCAGCGCACACAGGCTTTTTAACAGCCGTTTTTACATTGTTGCGCTTGTCTTCTTATTGTTCGAGGCCGAACTGTTGTTTCTATTTCCGTGGGCAGTGGCAGCCTTTCGGCCACAGGCAGCCGCTTCAACCGCATGGGCAACTTTTGTGAGTATTGAAATTTTTTTGTTCATATTTATTCTGGCAGTTGGACTGGGCTATGTGTGGCGAAAAGGTTACTTCAACTGGGGTAAGATGAATTATTCGCAAACACCCATACAAAACAGCCCGATTCCCCGTTCTGTTTATGAAGCATTTAATAAACGGCAATAA
- a CDS encoding MraY family glycosyltransferase produces the protein MIEELVCCALLAFTISLVLMPEIIKVAHSYQIHDLPNERKVHSQQIPRFGGLAIFIGLIITLLLWSFWRSELFNLPLLAAATGILIIGFRDDFLPLRPSIKLLAEIAGAFIIIFFGDIRLNSLHGLLGIGELPIYVSYPVSIFTIVVITNAFNLIDGINGLAGSIAILVFGTYGSWFYINGDMATAALCFGIIGSTLAFLIFNYQSKIFMGDCGSLLLGFMAAAVTIKFLGDNARLPETAAHYFTSPIMFVSCLLAFPLFDTIRVFTLRVASGVSPFTPDRNHIHHLLIGMNFPHAVATTIILAFNLAFIIAALLLQGYNDNLLVPGGIISAIILTRFLKSRTTRFNGKKGNLLHDVRKATQKTRSTGKEKVGEGV, from the coding sequence ATGATAGAAGAACTTGTCTGCTGTGCCCTGCTGGCATTTACCATTTCGCTGGTATTGATGCCTGAGATAATTAAGGTAGCGCACAGCTATCAAATCCACGACCTGCCCAACGAGCGCAAAGTGCACTCGCAGCAAATTCCCCGCTTTGGCGGATTGGCTATTTTTATAGGTCTGATTATCACCCTGTTGCTTTGGTCTTTCTGGCGCAGCGAATTGTTCAATCTGCCGTTGCTCGCTGCTGCCACAGGCATCTTGATTATCGGCTTCCGCGATGACTTCCTGCCTTTGCGGCCAAGCATCAAACTCTTAGCCGAAATTGCGGGCGCTTTCATCATTATTTTCTTTGGCGATATTCGCCTCAACTCCTTGCATGGCCTGCTGGGCATCGGCGAACTGCCGATTTACGTCAGCTATCCCGTAAGTATTTTTACCATCGTGGTTATTACCAATGCCTTCAACCTGATTGACGGCATCAACGGGTTGGCGGGTTCTATCGCGATATTGGTATTTGGCACTTACGGGTCTTGGTTCTACATCAACGGCGATATGGCCACTGCTGCCCTTTGCTTCGGCATTATTGGCAGCACACTTGCCTTTCTGATTTTTAATTATCAATCCAAAATATTTATGGGCGACTGTGGCTCGCTGCTGCTTGGTTTTATGGCTGCTGCCGTAACCATCAAATTCTTGGGAGATAATGCCCGCCTTCCGGAAACGGCCGCACATTATTTTACCAGCCCGATTATGTTTGTTTCCTGCTTGCTGGCCTTCCCGCTGTTTGATACCATCCGCGTATTTACCCTCCGAGTGGCATCGGGGGTTTCGCCCTTTACCCCCGACCGCAACCACATTCATCATCTGCTCATCGGTATGAACTTCCCTCATGCCGTAGCTACCACCATTATTTTGGCCTTCAATCTCGCATTTATCATCGCTGCACTGTTGCTTCAAGGATATAACGACAACCTGCTTGTACCCGGCGGCATCATCTCTGCCATCATACTGACCCGTTTTCTAAAATCAAGAACCACCCGATTCAACGGCAAAAAGGGGAATTTGCTTCACGATGTGCGTAAAGCCACACAGAAAACCAGAAGCACCGGCAAAGAGAAAGTGGGTGAGGGCGTATAA
- the phhA gene encoding phenylalanine 4-monooxygenase has protein sequence MIEKQDYSRYTDEDRQVWQLLFDRQMTLLPGLASSAYIEGIAKVGFRRDRIPHFDEVNEALAKHTGWQLVVVPGLIDNKPFFELLLNKKFPATTWFRKLAELDYLEEPDMFHDVFGHVPLLTNQDFCNFLSGLSNIALEYIDNEWAIELISRLYWYTVEFGLINDAEEGLRIYGAGILSSSGESVYCLGEQPLRVPFNVEDIINTPYIKDKFQEKYFVIDSYRQLYDSLPEVARVIKKHVSVSMA, from the coding sequence ATGATAGAGAAGCAGGACTATAGCCGCTATACCGATGAAGACAGACAGGTGTGGCAATTATTGTTTGACCGACAAATGACATTGTTGCCGGGGCTTGCTTCGAGTGCCTACATAGAAGGGATTGCCAAAGTAGGTTTCCGCCGCGACAGAATCCCTCATTTTGATGAAGTAAACGAAGCACTCGCCAAACACACAGGCTGGCAGTTGGTAGTAGTTCCCGGCCTGATTGACAACAAACCGTTTTTCGAGCTGTTGCTGAACAAAAAGTTTCCGGCAACTACTTGGTTTCGCAAACTTGCCGAGTTGGATTATCTGGAAGAGCCTGACATGTTTCACGATGTATTCGGGCATGTGCCTTTGCTCACTAATCAGGACTTCTGCAACTTTTTGAGCGGTCTGAGCAACATCGCACTGGAATACATTGACAACGAGTGGGCAATAGAACTCATATCAAGGCTTTACTGGTACACGGTAGAGTTTGGTCTGATTAACGATGCCGAGGAAGGATTGCGCATCTATGGAGCAGGTATTTTGTCTTCCAGCGGCGAGTCTGTTTATTGCCTTGGTGAGCAACCGCTGCGCGTACCTTTTAATGTGGAAGATATCATCAACACACCTTATATTAAAGACAAGTTTCAGGAAAAATATTTTGTGATAGACTCTTACCGCCAACTCTACGACTCATTACCCGAAGTGGCAAGAGTTATCAAAAAGCATGTAAGCGTAAGCATGGCGTAA